In Halichondria panicea chromosome 9, odHalPani1.1, whole genome shotgun sequence, a genomic segment contains:
- the LOC135340780 gene encoding E3 ubiquitin-protein ligase MYLIP-like produces MSSTVSCRPGVMPATKSYIVRRLDGAEQEVTLLKKATGNDCLDRVCRSLGILEKDYFGLRYLDKNSEYLWINLRNPLHEQIVPGNRPIMEMRVKYFVRPHKILQPITRLHFYKQLRRDLIQGKLKVNTALKASRLNALMAQIENGDFTTSTKYKHKIMCQSDNDNMDARIKREHHKLAGTSFDVAIEKFLEEASLLELYGVEVYHVLDSHHTPKVIGVGPESVHVHSISMEPIKRFSYSSIKYTAFHAKKFTALVSSNKDSVHTEQVDFELKSRASAQALYRTITEFHTFFRRDTVTRVVKMAGYCKSLLGNFKGQNPDRFYFDVMKTHREVVDKVWSVLHPSTVLDTSDDRSSHSGSSPRTPHREQRRGSTSSIPPPLPPPMRNMHRNGSIQRSSSDADSHQSSQRLPPYTQRSISSEFIRGMARRGNLPTHGPHMASTASFNPYLSPSISENGTDTEDESVYASGGSDCYVSMSTRSDPSYILSTRSDPGSHRILPDLAGDRQRRGQSMGQNVHADVVSGAEMYMTSGDSDISTGSGRINSPPPLYSEVDPGHTVPHHEYGYNSSVEGSVNFVGPIIPISGDPEVSGDQIVDFDTGTVLTRTRELEGELQRLRTAMTCRLCKQNPIGATFCPCGHTVCCFSCAQRLRTCWECDQVVNSVQRMLLTTV; encoded by the exons ATGTCGTCAACAGTGTCTTGTCGACCTGGAGTCATGCCGGCCACCAAGTCTTATATTGTGAGGCGACTGGATGGGGCTGAGCAAGAAGTCACTCTGCTCAAGAAAGCAACGGGCAATGATTGTCTGGACAGG GTTTGCCGATCTCTTGGGATACTTGAAAAAGATTATTTTGGATTGAGATACTTGGACAAGAATAGCGAATATCTATGGATCAATCTTCGCAATCCCCTCCACGAACAAATCGTCCCCGGCAACCGTCCGATAATGGAGATGAGAGTTAAATACTTTGTGCGACCACACAAGATCTTGCAACCTATCACGAG GCTCCACTTCTACAAGCAGCTGCGACGAGACCTCATCCAAGGCAAGCTCAAGGTGAACACAGCCCTCAAGGCGTCACGACTCAACGCTCTCATGGCTCAGATCGAGAACGGAGACTTCACCACTAGCACAAAATACAAGCACAAGATCATGTGCCAATCTGACAACGACAACATGGATGCACGCATAAAGAGAGAGCATCACAAACTGGCAGGCACTTCGTTTGATGTGGCCATTGAGAAGTTTCTTGAGGAGGCTTCTCTACTGGAGTTGTACGGAGTGGAGGTGTATCACGTACTGGACAGTCACCATACCCCAAAGGTCATTGGGGTCGGCCCGGAGAGTGTGCATGTTCATTCAATTTCCATGGAGCCCATTAAAAG GTTCTCCTACTCTTCAATCAAGTACACTGCCTTCCACGCTAAGAAGTTCACAGCTCTGGTATCTTCCAACAAAGACTCAGTACACACCGAACAAGTCGACTTTGAACTCAAAAGCCGAGCATCTGCACAAGCGCTGTATCGCACTATCACAGAATTTCACACCTTTTTCAGAAGAGATACGGTTACTAGGGTCGTCAAAATGGCCGGTTATTGCAAGTCACTCCTTGGAAATTTCAAGGGGCAAAATCCAGATCGATTCTATTTTGATGTAATGAAGACACATCGCGAAGTGGTTGATAAAGTATGGTCTGTATTACATCCGAGCACGGTACTGGATACTTCGGATGACCGATCATCGCACAGCGGCTCGTCCCCtcgtaccccccacagagaacAACGCAGGGGGTCCACCAGTTCAATTCCCCCTCCCCTACCGCCCCCCATGAGGAACATGCATCGGAACGGTAGTATTCAACGTAGCAGCTCGGACGCAGACTCTCATCAATCCTCACAACGTCTACCCCCCTACACTCAGCGAAGCATCAGTTCAGAGTTCATCCGAGGTATGGCCAGACGAGGGAATCTCCCCACCCATGGACCACACATGGCATCTACAGCATCGTTTAACCCCTACCTATCTCCGTCCATCTCCGAGAACGGGACAGACACTGAAGACGAAAGTGTGTACGCTAGCGGAGGCTCCGATTGCTACGTTTCTATGTCAACGCGCTCTGATCCCAGCTACATCTTGAGCACCCGTTCAGATCCGGGAAGTCATCGAATTTTACCCGACTTGGCGGGAGACCGACAGCGACGAGGACAAAGCATGGGGCAAAATGTCCACGCAGATGTTGTTTCAGGTGCCGAAATGTACATGACATCTGGTGACTCGGACATTAGTACCGGGAGTGGTCGTATCAACTCCCCACCTCCCCTCTACTCTGAAGTGGACCCAGGACACACGGTGCCTCACCACGAGTACGGCTACAATAGCAGTGTTGAAGGAAGCGTGAACTTTGTTGGTCCGATTATCCCAATATCAGGTGATCCTGAAGTGAGTGGAGATCAAATAGTTGACTTCGACACTGGCACTGTGCTCACGAGAACACGAGAGCTGGAGGGAGAGCTGCAGAGATTGAGAACAGCCATGACTTGTCGATTATGTAAACAGAATCCGATTGGTGCAACATTTTGTCCGTGTGGTCACACTGTGTGTTGCTTTTCGTGTGCACAACGATTGAGAACGTGTTGGGAGTGTGATCAAGTTGTGAACTCAGTACAGAGGATGCTCCTCACTACAGTATAG